In a single window of the Agromyces sp. H17E-10 genome:
- a CDS encoding carbohydrate ABC transporter permease has product MSTDTMIEADAASRRSSEASGSTAVGVRRSRRTARKTRAAAGKAVLVVVLLAFTLFPAFWMLSSAFDAQAGAGGQQLLPREWSLSNFEYVLTEGGFDVFLRNSAIVALVTVLASALLALLASVAVARFRFRFRTAMLLMILVVQMVPLEALVIPLFVQVRDLQLLNTLLGLMVVYVALSLPFGIWMLRGFVAAVPVELEEAAYIDGASWGRMFRSVLLPLVMPGLVATSVFSFITAWNEFIFAMTLLGGATENYTVAIGLKQFFGEHSNEWGYIMAASTIITIPVMIFFVIVQRRLSSGLVAGAVKG; this is encoded by the coding sequence GTGAGCACCGACACCATGATCGAGGCGGATGCCGCGAGCCGGCGCTCCTCCGAGGCATCCGGGTCGACCGCCGTCGGCGTGCGGCGCAGCCGCCGCACCGCCCGCAAGACGCGTGCCGCCGCCGGCAAGGCCGTGCTCGTCGTCGTGCTGCTCGCCTTCACGCTGTTCCCCGCGTTCTGGATGCTCTCGAGCGCGTTCGACGCGCAGGCCGGGGCCGGTGGCCAGCAGCTGCTGCCGCGCGAGTGGTCGCTGTCGAACTTCGAGTACGTGCTCACCGAGGGCGGGTTCGACGTGTTCCTGCGCAACTCGGCGATCGTGGCGCTCGTCACCGTGCTCGCGAGCGCGCTGCTCGCCCTCCTCGCCTCGGTCGCGGTCGCGCGGTTCCGGTTCAGGTTCCGCACGGCGATGCTGCTCATGATCCTCGTCGTGCAGATGGTGCCGCTCGAGGCGCTCGTCATCCCGCTGTTCGTGCAGGTGCGCGACCTGCAGCTGCTCAACACACTGCTCGGCCTCATGGTCGTCTACGTCGCGCTCTCGCTGCCGTTCGGCATCTGGATGCTGCGCGGGTTCGTGGCCGCGGTGCCCGTCGAGCTCGAGGAGGCCGCGTACATCGACGGCGCGAGCTGGGGCCGCATGTTCCGTTCGGTGCTGCTGCCACTCGTCATGCCCGGCCTCGTCGCGACGAGCGTCTTCTCGTTCATCACCGCGTGGAACGAGTTCATCTTCGCCATGACCCTGCTCGGCGGGGCGACCGAGAACTACACGGTCGCGATCGGCCTCAAGCAGTTCTTCGGGGAGCACTCGAACGAGTGGGGCTACATCATGGCCGCCTCCACGATCATCACGATCCCCGTGATGATCTTCTTCGTCATCGTCCAGCGTCGCTTGTCGAGCGGCCTCGTGGCCGGCGCGGTGAAGGGGTGA